In Rutidosis leptorrhynchoides isolate AG116_Rl617_1_P2 chromosome 2, CSIRO_AGI_Rlap_v1, whole genome shotgun sequence, one genomic interval encodes:
- the LOC139887642 gene encoding uncharacterized protein, protein MGNMVAMDMSYSTLEIFEPPTVLRSLLILNLRNSHNLLEIRNIFNIPHLETLILWNCNKLVHVCETIGDLTRLALLNMTGCYKLWKGDMTNLSVGLNASTSRQDVTIPKFSFPHSLNRLFLKGCYIECTDSFPLSFNAQPYLQYLNMSNSLFVFLPCYSHLKNLRVLDLSLCSRLKWLLNLPGTLAELYVYYCKSLERKTFESHQFTLLEIGYEGCINLYEIEGFIKLLPIAELDESALGHLKWLKVYENHTMCLVGDVLAIGSSHKIQMLYEFDIMSTSLPFIKDPNLRPDYESDSASLSFDVPACPKNMKLEGVIVTFKYTLSGDDWAWFAKISTTNNFDVMYNPKIFGKPEFGDIGIWLSYWPIGNSLGAGDKVNVGIAAMRGFQVHEFGVSLVYTDDEISKGTIENNTGWTDNLGEDFSRFQLNTGAYYLCRRDFFELMEVGRLTPDWFMILVGDTVDSTEVRGWRKTGVNPSFTELKTVRCIVDGPELDEVYNIDGISKSSHGNKTVQVTSSALFDRIGSVHLTMNQVARASQYFRPSLRLGEGGFGTIYKGQLPDGQVVAIERAKKEHFDALRSEFKSEVELLKKIDHVNLVKLLGYVDEGNERLIIAEYVPNGTLREHLDGVHGSFLDFSQRLEICIDIAHGLTYLHLYAEKQIIHRDVKSSNILLTERLRAKVPDFGFARLGDAETDKGQIAQKIRGTVGYLDPEYMRTYQLTPKSDVYSFVVLLIEILTGRRPIESKRSPEEKVTIRWVTSSALFDRIGSVHLTMNQVARATQYFRPSLRLGEGGFGTIYKGQLPDGQVVAIERAKKEHFDALRSEFKSEVELLKKIDHVNLVKLLGYVDEGNEQLIITEYVPNGTLREHLDGVHGSFLDFSQRLEICIDIAHGLTYLHLYAEKQIIHRDVKSSNILLTERLRAKVADFGFARLGDAETDKGQIAQKVKGTVGYLDPEYMRTYQLTPKSDVYSFGVLLIEILTGRRPIESKRSPEEKVTIRWAFGKYKDGDIMDLVDPQMKEAVDSEIFTKMLALAFQCAAPNRVDRPDMKTVGEQLWAIRRDYLRQGG, encoded by the exons ATGGGAAACATGGTGGCTATGGATATGAGCTATAGCACCTTAGAAATATTTGAACCCCCTACG GTTCTTCGGTCATTGCTGATTTTAAATCTTAGAAACTCACATAATCTACTCGAAATCCGCAACATTTTTAATATTCCTCATCTTGAGACTTTGATTCTTTGGAACTGTAACAAGCTGGTTCATGTTTGTGAAACTATTGGAGACCTAACACGTCTTGCACTATTGAACATGACAGGGTGTTACAAGCTCTGGAAGGGGGACATGACAAATCTGTCAGTAGGGCTAAACGCTTCTACTTCCCGACAAGACGTTACAATACCTAAGTTTTCCTTCCCACATTCATTAAATCGGTTATTCCTCAAAGGCTGCTATATTGAGTGTACCGATTCTTTTCCTTTGAGTTTCAATGCTCAACCATATTTGCAGTACTTGAATATGAGCAATAGTCTTTTTGTCTTTTTGCCTTGCTATAGTCATCTTAAAAATCTTCGGGTCCTTGACTTGAGTCTATGCTCTAGACTTAAATGGCTTCTAAACCTCCCCGGTACACTTGCAGAACTTTATGTATACTACTGCAAGTCATTGGAGAGAAAAACATTTGAATCACATCAATTCACTTTGCTAGAGATCGGTTACGAAGGTTGTATTAATTTGTATGAAATTGAAGGCTTTATCAAATTGTTACCAATAGCTGAACTAGATGAAAGTGCTTTGGGTCACTTGAAGTGGCTTAAAGTTTATGAAAACCACACTATGTGTCTTGTTGGTGATGTGCTCGCTATTGGCAGTAGTCATAAAATCCAG ATGTTGTATGAATTCGATATAATGAGCACATCTCTGCCATTCATTAAGGATCCAAACTTGAGACCTGATTATGAATCAGACTCGGCATCTTTGTCCTTTGATGTACCTGCGTGTCCAAAGAATATGAAGCTTGAAGGAGTAATTGTAACATTCAAATATACCCTATCTGGTGATGATTGGGCATGGTTTGCTAAGATCAGTACAACCAACAATTTTGATGTGATGTACAACCCCAAAATATTTGGTAAACCTGAATTTGGTGACATTGGTATATGGTTAAGCTACTGGCCAATTGGTAACTCGTTGGGGGCTGGAGATAAAGTTAATGTTGGTATAGCTGCGATGCGTGGATTCCAGGTACATGAATTTGGTGTGAGCCTTGTTTACACTGATGATGAAATCAGTAAGGGGACCATTGAAAATAACACGGGATGGACAGATAATCTGGGAGAAGATTTTTCTAGATTTCAACTCAACACAGGAGCATATTATCTTTGTCGCCGTGATTTCTTTGAGTTAATGGAGGTTGGCAGATTGACTCCCGATTGGTTTATGATTTTAGTTGGTGATACTGTTGACTCCACTG AGGTGAGAGGATGGAGAAAGACTGGTGTGAATCCATCGTTTACAGAGTTGAAAACTGTTCGATGCATCGTCGATGGTCCTGAATTG gacgAGGTTTACAACATAGATGGGATCTCCAAATCATCTCATGGCAATAAAACAGTTCAGGTCACATCAAGCGCACTTTTTGATAGAATCGGATCTGTTCATTTGACCATGAACCAGGTGGCAAGAGCTTCCCAGTATTTTAGACCGTCACTAAGGCTAGGTGAAGGAGGGTTTGGAACCATCTACAAAGGTCAGCTACCTGACGGTCAGGTTGTTGCCATAGAACGAGCAAAGAAG GAACATTTTGATGCTTTACGAAGTGAATTTAAAAGTGAGGTTGAACTACTTAAGAAAATTGATCATGTGAATCTTGTGAAACTTCTTGGCTACGTCGATGAAGGAAATGAGCGCCTTATTATTGCAGAATATGTTCCTAATGGTACACTTAGAGAACATTTGGATG GTGTTCATGGAAGTTTTCTTGACTTCAGTCAACGACTTGAAATATGCATCGATATTGCTCATGGCTTAACGTATCTCCATCTATATGCAG AAAAGCAAATAATCCACCGCGACGTGAAGTCATCGAATATTCTTCTAACCGAGAGACTGAGAGCAAAAGTGCCCGATTTTGGATTTGCAAGACTTGGTGATGCAGAAACTGATAAAGGGCAAATAGCCCAAAAaa TAAGGGGAACAGTTGGTTACCTTGACCCCGAGTATATGAGAACATACCAACTCACACCGAAGAGTGACGTTTACTCTTTTGTGGTTCTACTTATTGAAATTCTCACAGGTCGTCGACCCATTGAGTCAAAGAGGTCTCCGGAGGAAAAGGTGACAATAAGATGG GTCACATCAAGCGCACTTTTTGATAGAATCGGATCTGTTCATTTGACCATGAACCAGGTGGCAAGAGCTACCCAGTATTTTAGACCGTCACTAAGGCTAGGTGAAGGAGGGTTTGGAACCATCTACAAAGGTCAGCTACCTGACGGTCAGGTTGTTGCCATAGAACGAGCAAAGAAG GAACATTTTGATGCTTTACGAAGTGAATTTAAAAGTGAGGTTGAACTACTTAAGAAAATTGATCATGTGAATCTTGTGAAACTTCTTGGCTACGTCGATGAAGGAAATGAGCAACTTATTATTACAGAATATGTTCCTAATGGTACACTTAGAGAACATTTGGATG GTGTTCATGGAAGTTTTCTTGACTTCAGTCAACGACTTGAAATATGCATCGATATTGCTCATGGCTTAACGTATCTCCATCTATATGCAG AAAAGCAAATAATCCACCGCGACGTGAAGTCATCGAATATTCTTCTAACCGAGAGACTGAGAGCAAAAGTGGCCGATTTTGGATTTGCAAGACTTGGTGATGCAGAAACTGATAAAGGGCAAATAGCCCAAAAag TGAA GGGAACAGTTGGTTACCTTGACCCCGAGTATATGAGAACATACCAACTCACACCGAAGAGTGACGTTTACTCTTTTGGGGTTCTACTTATTGAAATTCTCACAGGTCGTCGACCCATTGAGTCAAAGAGGTCTCCGGAGGAAAAGGTGACAATAAGATGG